In the Paenibacillus sp. FSL H7-0357 genome, one interval contains:
- a CDS encoding MFS transporter, with amino-acid sequence MREYLNKHPSFSSLKWFNFFVYGTVVLFTSFFPLYLQDVGMNKLEIGSLMSVGALVSIIANPFWGIWSDRYQNMRRIVLVMLTGTLVLSQLVFQAHTYEMIYVSILFFYFFQGPLFAQSNTMILSYIDGTNHKFGSFRLWGSLGWALTAILAGPVIEWAGVSILSYLFAALLCAAMLSLVALPRLDHSIGVAPLPFKGFQKIFYNPFFLCFIFFGILVSIPNTMNNTFVSLYITELGGSKTMIGLAVFLSSILEVGVLLLCDRFLKRKVSVLLGWLALVSVLFVLRWWLMAGATTPLQVAFIQILHCITFGGFFYVGTQLTMLLVPRPYRSSGQALYTLTWSGISGILGGVLGGWLYQTLGAQSMYQSGVFLSFIGTLGFGLMWLFVSRGDYLNPAEQEEELAGHE; translated from the coding sequence TTGCGGGAGTACCTTAATAAGCATCCATCCTTCAGCTCTCTGAAATGGTTCAATTTCTTCGTATATGGAACCGTGGTCCTCTTCACCAGCTTCTTCCCACTATATCTGCAGGATGTAGGGATGAATAAGTTGGAGATCGGGAGCTTAATGTCGGTAGGAGCACTCGTTTCAATTATTGCCAATCCTTTCTGGGGCATATGGAGTGACCGTTATCAGAATATGCGGCGGATTGTCCTCGTCATGCTGACGGGAACACTGGTATTGTCTCAGCTTGTATTTCAGGCGCATACATATGAAATGATTTATGTTTCCATCCTTTTCTTCTATTTCTTCCAGGGTCCGCTGTTCGCCCAGAGCAACACGATGATTCTTAGCTATATTGACGGCACGAATCACAAGTTCGGCTCTTTCCGGCTCTGGGGCTCGCTCGGATGGGCGCTGACCGCGATCCTGGCCGGGCCCGTTATTGAGTGGGCCGGCGTATCTATCTTGTCTTATCTCTTTGCTGCACTGCTCTGCGCGGCCATGCTCTCGCTGGTTGCCCTGCCGAGGCTCGATCATTCCATAGGTGTTGCGCCATTGCCGTTCAAGGGCTTCCAAAAAATCTTTTATAATCCGTTTTTTCTATGTTTTATCTTCTTCGGCATTCTGGTCTCCATCCCCAATACGATGAACAACACCTTCGTGTCGCTCTACATTACTGAGCTTGGGGGCAGCAAAACAATGATCGGCCTTGCCGTATTCCTCTCCTCTATCCTGGAGGTGGGAGTGCTGCTGCTGTGCGACCGTTTCCTGAAACGCAAAGTCTCGGTGCTGCTGGGCTGGCTGGCACTCGTGAGCGTCTTATTTGTCCTGCGCTGGTGGCTGATGGCCGGTGCGACAACACCGCTTCAGGTAGCTTTTATTCAAATTCTGCACTGCATTACGTTTGGCGGCTTCTTCTATGTGGGAACGCAGCTGACCATGCTGCTGGTCCCACGCCCCTACCGTTCCTCTGGACAAGCCCTCTACACTCTGACCTGGAGCGGCATTTCCGGCATTCTGGGCGGTGTCCTCGGCGGTTGGCTGTATCAGACTCTCGGGGCCCAGAGCATGTACCAGTCCGGTGTATTCCTCTCGTTCATTGGAACGCTTGGCTTCGGCTTAATGTGGCTGTTCGTCAGCCGCGGCGACTACCTGAACCCGGCGGAGCAGGAGGAAGAGCTGGCGGGCCACGAGTAA
- a CDS encoding glutamine--tRNA ligase/YqeY domain fusion protein — MENRGTPSNFIKNVITEDLSSGKVKEIVTRFPPEPNGYLHIGHAKAIWINFTLADEFGGKTNLRFDDTNPLKEDTEYVNSIQEDVKWLGYEWDELRFASDYFGEMYERAELLIQKGKAYVDDLSADEIRQLRGTLTQPGQNSPHRERGIEENLDLFRRMRAGEFKDGEKVLRAKIDMSSPNINLRDPVIYRISHSHHHNTGDAWCIYPMYTFAHPLEDAIESVTHSLCSLEFEDQRPFYDWVVAECEMPAVPHQYEFGRLNLAQTVTSKRKLKLLVDEGHVDGWDDPRMPTISGLRRRGYTPEAIRSFVHETGISKSQGLVDLQMLEHFIREDLKLTVPRTMAVLRPLKVVITNYPEGQTEYFEIENNVENPEMGNRQIPFSREIYIERDDFMEIPPNKYFRLFPGNEVRLKNAYFIKCNEFIKDENGEVVELHCTYDPETKSGSGFTGRKVKGTLHWVDASQAVPAEFRLYEPLISAEEADAEAEIEGMEPVADKPEPSFLDQLNPQSIEILQGFVEPGLKDSVPQDKFQFFRHGYFNVDSKYSAPGHLVFNLVVSLKSSFQPPKQG, encoded by the coding sequence GTGGAGAACCGTGGAACACCCTCCAATTTTATTAAGAATGTCATTACTGAAGATCTGAGCTCGGGGAAGGTTAAGGAGATCGTCACCCGTTTTCCGCCGGAGCCGAACGGTTACTTACATATCGGACATGCCAAGGCGATCTGGATTAACTTTACACTGGCTGATGAATTCGGCGGAAAGACCAATCTGAGATTTGACGACACCAATCCGCTTAAAGAGGATACAGAATATGTGAATTCCATTCAAGAGGATGTAAAGTGGCTAGGCTATGAATGGGATGAACTGCGTTTTGCCTCCGATTATTTCGGAGAAATGTACGAGCGGGCAGAACTGCTTATCCAAAAAGGCAAAGCCTATGTCGATGACCTCAGCGCCGACGAAATCCGCCAGCTGCGCGGTACGTTGACCCAGCCGGGGCAGAACAGCCCTCACCGTGAGCGCGGAATCGAAGAGAACCTGGATCTGTTCCGCCGCATGCGGGCAGGGGAATTCAAGGACGGCGAAAAGGTGCTCCGTGCCAAAATTGACATGTCCTCGCCGAATATCAACCTGCGCGATCCGGTCATTTACCGTATTTCCCACTCGCATCATCATAATACCGGCGATGCATGGTGCATCTATCCGATGTATACCTTTGCACATCCGTTGGAAGATGCTATTGAGAGTGTAACCCACTCCCTCTGCTCATTGGAATTTGAAGATCAGCGCCCGTTCTATGATTGGGTGGTAGCAGAATGCGAGATGCCGGCTGTGCCGCATCAGTATGAATTCGGCCGGCTCAACCTGGCCCAGACGGTAACGAGCAAGCGCAAGCTGAAACTGCTGGTGGACGAAGGCCATGTGGACGGCTGGGATGATCCCCGTATGCCGACGATTTCCGGGCTGCGCCGCCGCGGGTACACTCCGGAAGCGATCCGCAGCTTTGTGCACGAAACAGGCATTTCCAAAAGCCAGGGTCTGGTGGACCTGCAAATGCTGGAGCATTTCATCCGTGAAGACCTGAAGCTGACCGTTCCCCGGACAATGGCCGTGCTGCGGCCGCTGAAAGTGGTCATTACCAACTATCCGGAAGGTCAGACCGAATACTTCGAGATTGAGAACAATGTGGAGAATCCGGAAATGGGTAACCGGCAGATTCCGTTTTCCCGTGAAATCTACATTGAGCGCGATGACTTCATGGAGATTCCGCCGAACAAATATTTCCGTCTCTTTCCCGGCAACGAAGTGCGCTTGAAGAACGCCTATTTCATTAAGTGCAACGAGTTCATCAAGGATGAGAATGGCGAGGTTGTGGAGCTGCACTGCACGTATGATCCCGAGACGAAGAGCGGCAGCGGATTTACCGGCCGCAAGGTCAAGGGAACACTGCACTGGGTGGATGCCAGCCAGGCAGTACCGGCGGAATTCCGCCTCTATGAGCCGCTGATTTCCGCTGAAGAAGCGGATGCGGAGGCTGAGATTGAAGGAATGGAGCCTGTGGCCGACAAACCGGAGCCGAGTTTCCTCGATCAGCTGAACCCGCAATCCATTGAGATTCTGCAGGGCTTTGTGGAGCCGGGTCTGAAGGACAGCGTGCCGCAGGACAAGTTCCAATTCTTCCGCCATGGCTATTTTAACGTGGACAGCAAATACTCCGCGCCGGGACATCTCGTGTTCAATCTTGTGGTATCCCTCAAAAGCTCATTCCAGCCGCCTAAGCAGGGCTAA
- a CDS encoding DUF2164 domain-containing protein — MKPMKLPKEQRDIITENIRTYFEAERGETIGHLAADNLLDFFLKELGPALYNGALSDCRALVGQRMQSLEEDIYALEWKKR; from the coding sequence ATGAAACCGATGAAACTGCCTAAAGAGCAGCGCGACATTATTACAGAGAACATCCGCACTTACTTCGAAGCCGAACGCGGAGAGACCATCGGCCATCTCGCAGCCGACAATTTGCTGGATTTCTTCCTCAAGGAGCTAGGACCTGCCCTATACAATGGAGCGCTGAGCGATTGCCGCGCCCTTGTAGGACAGCGGATGCAGTCGCTGGAAGAAGATATTTACGCTCTGGAATGGAAGAAGCGTTAA
- a CDS encoding GNAT family N-acetyltransferase, with product MFNYVIDEELVLKLLMPEQARHMFALVERSRSRLRQWLPWVDGVTEQDHIATFIKNAVKQGSDNGGFTAGLWVRGELAGIIGYHEIDWQSRSVGIGYWLGEGYEGKGYMTSACRVFVDYALLEMELNRIEIRCATGNKPSRAIPERLGFVFEGVLRQAEKLPEGYVNHAVYGLLRSEWKLLS from the coding sequence TTGTTTAATTATGTCATTGATGAAGAGCTTGTGCTGAAACTGTTGATGCCGGAGCAGGCCCGCCACATGTTCGCGCTGGTAGAGCGCTCGCGGAGCAGGCTCAGGCAGTGGCTGCCTTGGGTTGACGGAGTCACCGAGCAGGACCACATCGCCACATTTATCAAAAATGCCGTTAAGCAGGGCAGCGACAACGGCGGCTTTACCGCCGGACTGTGGGTCCGGGGAGAACTGGCCGGCATTATCGGCTATCATGAGATAGACTGGCAGAGCCGCTCCGTCGGAATCGGCTATTGGCTTGGCGAAGGATATGAAGGCAAAGGCTACATGACCAGCGCCTGCCGGGTTTTCGTAGATTATGCGCTGCTGGAAATGGAGCTGAACCGCATTGAAATCCGCTGCGCCACGGGCAACAAGCCCAGCCGGGCGATTCCCGAGCGGCTGGGTTTCGTATTCGAAGGGGTTCTGCGCCAGGCGGAGAAGCTGCCCGAGGGCTATGTGAATCATGCGGTATACGGCCTGCTGCGCAGTGAATGGAAGCTGCTGAGCTAA
- a CDS encoding MOSC domain-containing protein: protein MEVISLNVGKPVTVDYRGKPLETGIYKMPAAGPVQLHLEGFAGDGQADLVNHGGPDKAVCVYPIEHYAFWEELLGKKLEFSAFGENITVSGLLETEVCIGDVYEIGSTLLQVSQPRFPCFKLSQKHGPADMPAKVLATGYSGFYFRVLREGQITAGDRIVKKESGARGYPVKRVLYLMEHGRKDKNGLAELSELDTLASGTRMKFRSWLEAAES, encoded by the coding sequence ATGGAAGTCATTTCGCTTAATGTGGGCAAACCTGTAACGGTAGATTACCGTGGTAAGCCGCTGGAAACGGGGATTTATAAAATGCCGGCGGCTGGACCGGTACAGCTTCATCTTGAGGGATTCGCCGGTGACGGGCAAGCGGACCTGGTGAACCATGGGGGGCCGGACAAAGCGGTCTGTGTGTATCCGATTGAGCATTATGCCTTTTGGGAGGAGCTGCTCGGGAAGAAACTGGAGTTCTCCGCCTTCGGCGAGAATATCACAGTCAGCGGGCTGCTGGAGACCGAGGTCTGCATCGGTGATGTGTATGAGATCGGTTCGACTCTGCTGCAGGTCAGCCAGCCGCGGTTTCCTTGCTTTAAGCTCTCGCAGAAGCATGGCCCGGCTGATATGCCAGCCAAAGTGCTGGCTACCGGATACAGCGGATTTTATTTCCGTGTACTGCGTGAAGGTCAGATTACAGCCGGTGATCGAATCGTCAAGAAGGAATCCGGTGCGAGAGGCTACCCTGTAAAGCGGGTGCTCTATCTGATGGAACATGGCCGTAAGGACAAGAACGGTCTGGCTGAGCTATCGGAACTGGACACCTTGGCGTCGGGAACCCGGATGAAGTTCCGGAGCTGGCTTGAGGCTGCGGAGAGCTAA
- a CDS encoding GNAT family N-acetyltransferase translates to MQQIIRGSLTIRPSELKDTRELIILDNMIWTEETTPGPLMWCSREDYLLHAPPGSQLVALQERELCGYVGFGCPSGMVSNRHVCEVNIAVHPKFQRLGIGGQLIEAIKQHAGENGIRKLRLRVLSSNTPALSFYRKCGFEEEGRLREEFYLGGHYVDEVFMSCMLTGGKGNGSHFA, encoded by the coding sequence ATGCAACAAATTATTAGAGGCTCGCTCACGATTCGTCCCTCGGAGTTAAAGGATACCCGTGAGCTGATTATTCTCGATAACATGATTTGGACGGAGGAGACCACACCGGGTCCATTAATGTGGTGTTCGCGTGAGGATTATCTGCTCCATGCCCCTCCCGGTTCCCAGCTTGTAGCTTTGCAGGAAAGAGAACTATGCGGGTATGTCGGTTTCGGCTGTCCCAGCGGGATGGTGAGCAACCGCCATGTGTGCGAGGTGAACATCGCTGTCCATCCGAAGTTCCAGCGGCTTGGCATCGGCGGACAGCTGATCGAGGCGATCAAGCAGCATGCCGGAGAGAACGGGATACGCAAACTCCGCTTGCGGGTGCTGTCCAGCAATACTCCTGCGCTCTCGTTCTACCGGAAATGCGGATTTGAGGAAGAGGGCCGGCTCAGGGAAGAGTTTTATCTTGGCGGACATTATGTAGATGAGGTATTTATGAGCTGCATGCTGACTGGAGGGAAGGGAAATGGAAGTCATTTCGCTTAA
- a CDS encoding MFS transporter, producing MRFLQAYPKEVKVFLIASLINATGSALMWPLVTMYVFDELGRSMTDAALVIVIQSLGGIFGQLLGGSLYHKVGVKRLIVGALAMNALALFTLPAASVNWNMFILVMGLVGLFNSLSLPAIQAFIGFRFAEQRGELFNVIYVANNIGVALGTMLAGFLADISYLLSFVLNGLTSAVFAAFFFVYLRKVGTEPAHAEPHRRNGPGELSNWKLIGHTRIYLYMALGSMFLLIGNSIWNTGVSPFIISEGWAKSTYSLLWTLNGILIFAAQPLVSLIKRWFAETSTAQMTASAVFYLSGYAVILLMPSYPGLVLAMLLTTLGEMLISPAMPSFISDHADRSAPFYLGLSGGIGAVGRVLGPYMMGSLYDRGGIAPTGWLACGMALLAVGFFAVHAFINRSGRALEQNGV from the coding sequence ATGAGGTTTTTACAAGCTTATCCAAAGGAAGTCAAAGTATTCCTGATTGCCAGTCTTATTAATGCAACAGGCAGCGCACTAATGTGGCCGCTTGTCACGATGTATGTATTTGATGAACTGGGCCGCAGTATGACAGATGCCGCACTCGTTATTGTTATTCAATCCCTCGGAGGCATATTCGGACAACTGCTGGGTGGATCACTCTATCATAAAGTTGGTGTCAAACGCCTCATCGTCGGTGCGCTGGCCATGAATGCCCTGGCCTTGTTTACCTTGCCGGCGGCAAGCGTGAACTGGAACATGTTCATACTGGTGATGGGACTGGTGGGTCTGTTCAATTCGTTGTCATTGCCGGCCATTCAGGCCTTTATAGGTTTCCGCTTCGCAGAACAGCGCGGAGAGCTTTTTAATGTAATTTATGTCGCCAATAATATTGGGGTAGCGCTGGGCACGATGCTGGCCGGTTTTCTGGCCGATATTTCCTATCTGTTGAGTTTCGTGCTTAATGGGCTGACCTCAGCGGTGTTTGCCGCATTTTTCTTTGTGTATTTGCGGAAGGTTGGCACAGAGCCGGCCCATGCCGAGCCGCATAGGAGAAACGGCCCCGGAGAGCTGTCGAACTGGAAGCTTATAGGCCACACCCGAATCTATCTGTATATGGCCTTAGGTTCGATGTTTTTATTGATCGGCAACTCGATCTGGAATACGGGAGTTTCTCCGTTTATTATTTCGGAAGGCTGGGCTAAGAGCACCTACAGCCTTCTTTGGACGCTCAACGGGATTCTGATCTTTGCCGCGCAGCCGCTGGTAAGTTTGATCAAACGCTGGTTCGCGGAGACCTCGACGGCGCAGATGACGGCAAGCGCTGTTTTTTACCTGAGTGGATATGCAGTGATCTTGTTAATGCCAAGCTATCCCGGCCTGGTGCTGGCGATGTTGCTGACCACGCTGGGAGAGATGCTTATTTCTCCGGCGATGCCTTCATTTATTTCCGATCATGCGGACCGCAGTGCGCCCTTCTATCTCGGGCTTAGCGGTGGGATCGGCGCGGTTGGCAGAGTTCTCGGCCCCTATATGATGGGCAGCCTGTATGACCGGGGAGGCATTGCGCCGACAGGCTGGCTGGCTTGCGGAATGGCGTTGCTGGCGGTAGGATTCTTCGCGGTCCATGCCTTCATCAACCGTTCTGGCCGTGCACTGGAACAAAATGGGGTATAA